The DNA region GGGACGCATCGAGTTCCAGTACGTCGATTCCCCGCCGGCAGAGAGCGGCCGCGGAAGCAGCTACAGCGGGACGAACGACGCCATCATCCGGCACGTCGCCGCCGACCACGACGCCCTCCTGTTCACCAGCGACCGCGTCCAGGCGCGAGTCGCCGAGGCCCGGGGCATCGCGGTCGAGTACGTGGAACCCTACGTCCCCAGTTTCGCCCTCCCCATCGCCTCCTTCTTCGACGACCAGACGATGAGCGTCCACCTCAAGGCCGGCGTCAGACCTATGGCGAAACGGGGCCACGTCGGCGAGATGCGCTACGAGGCCATCGACGAGGACACCCTGGCTGCCGACGAGGTGCGCCAGTACGCCCACGACATCCTCGATTCAGCCCGCCGGAGCGACGAGGCGTTCGTCGAGCTGGACGAACGCGGCATGCAGATCGTCCAGTTCGGCGCGTACCGCATCGCCATCGCCCGCCCGCCGTTCAGCGACGACTGGGAGATCACGGCGGTCCGCGCGCTCGTCCAGACCGACCTCGACGAGTACGACCACGCCGCGGAACTGGAGTCTCGCCTGCTCGAAGGCAAGCGCGGCGTCCTCGTCGCGGGCGCACCCGGCGCCGGGAAGTCCACGCTCGCCCAGGCCATCGCGCGCTTCCTCGGCGACAACGGGAACGTCGTGAAGACGATGGAGAAGCCCCGCGACCTGCAGGTCGGGCCCGAGATCACCCAGTACACCGCCCTCGGCGGTCGGATGGACAGGACCGCCGACTCGCTCCTGCTCGTCAGACCCGACTACACCATCTTCGACGAGGTCCGCAAGACCAGCGACTTCCGGGTGTTCGCCGACATGCGACTCGCCGGCGTCGGCATGGTCGGCGTCGTCCACGCCTCCCGGGCCATCGACGCCCTCCAGCGCCTCGTCGGTCGCGTCGAGTTCGGCATGATCCCCCAGATCGTCGATACCGTGGTGTACGTCGAGGACGGCCGCATCCAGACCGTCTACGACATCGAGACCGAGGTGAAACTCCCCGAGGGGATGACCTCGATGGACCTCACCCGGCCCGTCATCACGGTCCGGGACTTCGAGACGGAGGCGCTGGCGTACGAACTCTACCTCTTCAGCCGGCAGGTCGTCACCGTCCCGGTCGCTGGCGAACCGGAGACGGAATCCGAATCCGGTGTCTCCCGGCTCGCCCGACGAGAGATCGAGCGCGAGATACGGTCGATGGCGCGCGGGCACGTCGTGGTCGACCTGCAGTCAGACGACCGCGCCGTCGTCTACGTCGATGCCGACGACATCGCCGCGGTCATCGGTCCCGGCGGGGACCGCATCGACGCGGTCGAGGACCGCCTGGGGCTGGACATCGACGTCCGGACCCACGAGGAATGGCAAGGCCCGAAAGCCGCCCTCGACGAGGACGAGACCGTCAGCCAGTCCGCGGTCTCGCCCGAGTTCACCCCCCACCACGTCGTCCTCCCGACGCCGGTCTCGACCGGCGAGACCGCCGACGTGTACGTCGATGAGACCTACCTTCTCACGGCGACGGCCGGCCGAGGCGGCGAGATTCGCGTCTCCCGCGGCAGTGACGTCGGCGAACGACTGGAAGACGCCATCGACGACGGCCGCCACGTCAGCGTCCGGTGGGAAGCGGAGTAGCTGGCACCCTGTGGCGTGATTCGCCAGTCCAGCGACATCCTGCGGCACGCTCATTCCGTCAGGTAGCGTAGTTCCCGCATGGTATTCGCAGACGTATGGCAAGAGCTGACGGCTGCCTGCCGGTCGCTCGACCCCGAGACCGTCTTCGTCACACCGAACTCGGAGCGTCCCTTCAGGGTCTCCTCGGTCGATTCGACACGGCTCGTCGCCTCCTTCGTGGACTCGGACGAACGCCAGACGCTCGACAGGGACCAGTTCTCGGTCCTGTACGACCGGCTCCGCGACGACGGCGAGGCGATCGACCTCTCGGACGTCCCCCGCGGTGTCGAACCGTACGTCGCGGTGCTGAGTCTCTCGCCCCGCTACGTCTACGACGAGGAGACCGACTCTCTGCGAGAATCGGCTGAAGGCGAACACACCGACACGCCGTTCCTGCGACCACGCTGGGAGGTCCGGACGCCGGTCGAGCGCGTCCACGACGACACGCTCTTGCTCGCGGACATGCTCGACCGGCTGACCGACACCGACTTCGACCGCGTCCCCGACGACCAGCTCGTGGACCTCTACGTCCTCCTCTCGGACGTCCAGCGCGGCGCTGACGACCTCCGGCAGGCCGTCGGCTCCACCCTGCTCGACCACGTCGGCCCCTCGGGCGCGCTTCACGGCCCCTTCGGGACGGTGTCCCGGACCAGTCGGACGGTCCGGTCCCTCAAGAGCGAGGAGGATATCCTCCCGGAACTCGACGCCCACGGTGTGCCCCGGGACTGGGTGCTGGGCGTCGTCCCGGACAAGCTCGACGTGGTCGTCGCCGCGACCGACGTCGACGAGTCGGCGGTGTACGACCTCGACACCATCGAGTACGTCCAGAAGACCGCCAGCGAATCCGCACGCAAGCAGTCCCGGCTCCAGGGTATCGAGGACAGGGTCGCCGCCCTCCAGTCCGAGGAAGCCGACGCCCTCCGCGAGGAGCTGGCCGACCTCGAGGAGAGACTCGACGACCTGCTCGCGGCGAGGTAGCTCGTGGCGGGGAGCTCGTGGCGAGGGAGCTCGTGGCGAGGGAGCTCGTGACGAGGGAGCGCTCGGCGAGAGAGCCCTCGCCGGACCGTGCGGGGAGAACGGTCCCCGGGTTACTCGCCTCCGCTCGCCCTGTCGTCTCTGCCCTTCTCGACCAGCCGGTCCAGTGCCGCCTCGTTCACTCCTGCCTTCCGGACGTAGGTGGCCCTCTCGACGTTGAACACCGCCCCCGTGTCGAGGTCGTTCGACTCGACGGCCTCTGCTACCTTCTCCTCGTCGAGGCCCATGACCTCCTGCGGGGAGACCCCGGCAGCCGCCAGTTCCGCGAAGACCGCCTCCTCGTCCCGGAGCGTCCGGCGTTCCCGGGTCGCCCGCGCCACCTCGCCGCAATCACTCTCCAGCGTCCCGTCTTCGGGGACACGAGAGACAAGTCCGTCGCGGACCTGCTTCCGCAGGCTGCCCGCGGCGCGTTCGAGTTCGGAACTGAGCGTGTAGAGGTCGACGAGGTCATGGTCGTCGGCGTCGTCGAGGGACGAGAGGTCACGCTGGTCCAGGAGCGTGGACAGTGCTTGCGCGACAGCCAGGAACTCCCGGTCGATGTCGGTAGCTGATTCGCCTTCCCCGTCGGAATCGCGGTCCTCTCGGGACTCTCGGTCCTCGCCGTCGGTGGTAGCCTGGCTGGGCTGTCCGGAATTCGATTCGCCAGCCTTCCCGGAGTCGCTCCCCGATGAGCCACCGGCCTCGATGAACTCTCTCGCCCCGTCGAAGGGCAGCGACTCCCAGTCGTGTGCCCCATCGTGGGTGCTGGAGATGTGCGTGGCGACCATGGCAGGCGCGTCACTGTACGAGCACTCCGCGACCGGACAGGTGATCTCTCGAGGCACGGCGTTCACTCTGGTCGTGAGTCGATGGCCACCGACAAAGACCCGTCGGCGGCTGGGCGACACCGGGCCGGCGGCTGGGAGACACCGGGTTTCCGGTGGAATCCCGTCGGCGTCCTTCCCGACCGGGAGTCCGGAATCCGCGACACCCGCGTTCGCTCGCACGGCTGGTCGCATAGTCAGCCCACAGCAGGCCACATGGCCTGTCGACCATCCAGTAGCACACCCCGTTTCCGATGAATTCTGGCCAGAAAGCGCGTTCCAGACCCTATCGTGTCTGTTCAGGAGAGGCCCGAATCACAGCCGTGGTCTCGCACACACCGTGTTTCCGGTGGAATCCGAGCTGGCTCACCGCCCACGGCAACCCCACACCTCGTTTCCGGTGAAATCGGCCAGCCACGACGCCCGACAGCCCGAACCCACACACCTCGTTTCCGGTGAAGCGACGGCTCGACGGGCGCACACCGGGTTTCCGGTGAAATCCAGATCCGAAAATCGGTCGGCAATCGCGGGGAACTCCTCTCGGTCCGCTGCTTTCGGTACCGTTACTCCTCGTCTTCGGTCTCCGTCAGCACCTTCCGCAGGACCTCGGGGTCCTCCAGCAACTGGTGCTCGGTGTAACTGCCCTCCGCACTTCCGCCGCTGTGGCGCGACTGCTCGATGATGTCGAGGAAGGCGTGCTCCTTCAGGAGGTCCCGGACCCGACGCAGGGACAGCGCCGACGTGCCGGCCTGGCGGCAGATCTGCTCGTACATGTCGTAGATACGCGTCGTCCGGAAGCCGCCCTCGTCGGGTTCGTTCAGCGAGAGGACGGTCAGCGCCTGCAACACGTATCGCGAGTGTGGGGTGGACCCGCGGATGAGTTCGCGGAAGCGGTCCGTCTCGGCACGCTCGCGCGCCTCGGTCACGTACCCCTCCTGGACAGTCTCCGCGCCCTTCGACTGGGCGATCTCGCCCGCGTACCGGAGCATGTCGATGGCCTTCCGGGCGTCACCGTGCTCGCGTGCCGCCAGCGCGGCCGCCCGCGGGATGACCCCGTCGTCGAGCACGCCCTGTTTGAACGCGTCGCGACGCGCGGTCATGATCTCGCGGAGCTGGGAGGCGTCGTAGGGTGGGAAGACGTACTCGCGTTCGCAGAGACTGGACTTGACGCGCTCGTCCATCCGGTCCTTGTACTTGATCTTGTTACTGATGCCGATGACGCCGATCTTGCAGTTGGTGATCTTCCCGGCTTCGCCGGCGCGCGAGAGCTGCATCAGGATGTCGTCGTTGTCGAGTTTGTCGATCTCGTCGAGGATGACGAGGGAGACGTCGTAGAGCTGGTCCAGGATGACCCAGAGTCGCTTGTAGTACGTCGAGGTGCTGATACCCTTGTCGGGGATGGTGATGTCCGTCTCGTCGGGGTCGTTCAGGGACTTCGCGATGGTCTGGACCGCCTGCGTCTCCGTGGAATCCTGCGCGCAGTCGACGTAGGCGTACTCCGCGTTCACCCCTTCCTCGCCCGCGGTCTGGGTGAGGCGGTTCGAGACGTACTTCGCACACAGCGACTTCCCCGTCCCCGTCTTCCCGAAGATGAGCACGTTGCTCGGGCTCTGGCCGAATATCGCCGGGTTCACCGCGTTCGCGAGGTTGGATATCTCCTCGTCCCGCCCGACGATGCGACCCTCGTCCGGCAGGTGGTTGATCTCGAGGAGTTCCTTGTTGGCGAAGATAGCGTCCTCCCGGACGAATAGGTCATCCGCGTTCGTCATCTTGCTTGGACACCACGTTTCCGGTGAAACGACTTGGCTGTTTCCCCATGCCCGTCAGGATTTTTCGAGGGAGGTCGTTCGGTGAAGGATGGACGAGACACACACACCGGGTTTCCGGTGAAACGGGGCGAAGGGGTGGGTGGGGTGCAGTCGAAGCGGGGGTTTCGGGAGGTAATCGCGGTACGTGGGTGGGGGCCCCGTCGAGAGACACACACCGGGTTTCCGGTGAAATGGTGCTCGAAGGTGGGGGAGGGTTCCAGTTGATGCAGGGGAAACACTGGAAGCAGAGGTGTGGCCGGGAGGGGGGTCGGGGCTGGTACCGGGCACGGGACTGCAGGGGAGATCACGACTGAAGGGAGGGTCAGAACTGGACGGAGACACGTGCGGACACTAGTCTCGTGAGATCCGGTCGTGAGTTCCCGTGAGATGTAGTCCGTGCCCAGCCACCACGCCGTGCCCAGCCGCCACGCTTCCAGAGAATGCCGGTCTCCAAGCCAACGATTTCCTGGCAACGATCGATCGGTCGGTAGTCTTCGATGGGACGACGAGCTTCAACAGGATAGCAGTCACCGACCGACCGCAAACGGGTGCAACTAAACACGACCGAAGAGCAACCGCCGGTGAGTTAGTCTCCGTGAGTCAGTCTCCGTGAGTCAGTCTCCTTCGTTTCGTCTGCTCGCAGTACTGCCTGCCGCGAGCAGAGCTCGCTTTACTAGCTTGCGAGTCAATCACTGGACTGTTCTCCCTATTATTATTTAAAACCATCTATTTTAAACATCCGAAGAACGACAGTTCTAGCGCCGCTCTCAGAATCTTTCCCCTCCCCTCGGACCCTGTTTCACCGGAAACCCGGTGTGTGTGTCTACACGTCCTCCCCCTATCTAGACCAGTCTCGTGACCTATCGTGACGGCTCGTGAGTTCCCGCGACCGGTGGCGACCGACTCGGCAGCGTTACCCGGCCAGCGTTATCCAGCCCGTCTACAGCTCATCCCACCCTGAAGACGACGCTCTCTGCCAGCAGGGCGGGTATTCGAACTCACCGGCGACCTCACCGTGATCCCGTGTGATTTCACCGGAAATGAGGTGTCCGTCCAGGCGACGGGATTGCGGTTCTCGTGTCCATTCCCGCCCTCCTCCTCGGTAGCTCGGACCGACTCACCACCGCCGAGACCATTTCCTCTATCCACCCCCCGGTGCCTCCGAGTCCCATTTCACCGGAAACCCGGTGTGTGTCCCTGCCCTCCAGAGCAGGCTCGCACGCTTCCCTCTTCTCGAAGGACGATTTCACCGGAAACGAGGTGTCCGTCTTCACCGTCACCGCGACTGCCTCATCGTTTCTGGCTCATTGCTTCTACTCCATCGACTCTGACTCCTGCCTCACCGCTTCCGCCACGAAGCACCTCTGCCACGTCATGCTCCGACCACGTCGCGTTTCTACCACGTCGCGTTTCTACCACGTCGTGCTCCTGTCCCGCTACAGCATTCGACACCGCCGTTTCACTGCTCCGTACCTGGCGCACCAGACCTCGGCCCGTTTCACCGGAAACACGGTGTGCCACCGGGTGTGGACTCCTCCGAGGCACTCCCTATCGAGTACCCCGAAAACTCCGTCCCTCCAGTCAGGTCCATCGAGTTCCATCGACCGTACACTGCCTCGGAACGGGGCCGAAAATCGACAGGCTGGAAGGACACTACCCGCGGTTTTCACCGGAAACGTGGTGTCGGTCCAGCCGCGCGCTGAGAGTGAGAGAGTGACAGAGAGCGAAATCGTGTGCCAATCCGGTTCAGGTGGAGGGCCGACATCGTTGGACCGAGACGCACCCCTCGGTAGTCGTAGCGGAGAGGGAGAGGGACGACGTCCCTGATTTCACTGGAAACGAGGTGTGTCTCTCGCCGGGGCGTCGCACTCTCGAACGAGACCACCCGGCATGGTATCAGACGGCTATCACGGTTTGGCGAGAATACTTATTAAGACACATTTCCGAGTGATTGTCGTGAGCCTACTCGAGTTCATTCACGACCTCGGTGACGTCGACCGGACGTTGACAGTCGTGAATAGAACCGAGACAGACATCGTCCAGAGCATGCTGGAGGAACTCTTCGAGGGGCAGCCGGTCACCGTCACCGAGTCGGGTTCGGGACCGGCAGCCGAAGAGGACCGCGTGCTCGTCGACGGCGGCGGCGAGGGCGACGGCGGACCACCGGTGTCCTCGTCGCTCGAATCCATCGGAAACGCGGTGTTGTTCGTCAACTCCGACACCTACATCTCCGGGTCCCGGTCGCTGGACGAGGTGGAGACACCCGAGGCGATCCTGAAACTCGCAGACACCCCGTTCTCCATGGTCGGCTATCCCGACACGCGCAAACAGAAGTTCCTGCTCATCGAGATCTCGCGCTACATCGAGGCGAAAGCGTGGCAGGCCGGGACGGGCGCCATCCACTCGGGGTTCCAGACGCTCTCGCGCATCAACGACGAGCGCGGGACGCGACAGGTGTACGACAAGCTCGCCTCGACAGGACTCGACGTCCACGTCTACGGCATTCCGAACTGGACACCAGGCCCCGACTCTCCTCTCGAACCGCATGGCGAGGACGGAGACGAAGAGCTCCGCCGGTCCTGGTTCGTCATCTTCCAGCACCCGACCGACCCCGCACAGGACGCGGGGCTGGTCTGCTACGAGGTCGGCCGCAACGAGTGGCAGGGGTTCTGGACGTTCGACCACGAGCGCGTCGATACCGTCCTGGACTACGTCACGACGCGCTTTCACTACGGTTCTTCCTGACGGGGCCAGCACGGTCACGGGCCGCCCGAAGCTCGCGACTGTCGGGCACGGGATGCCACATTCTATACGCCACCACCTCCTACCTTCCCACTCTGAGATGACCGACGACCACCCGCTGTTCGCGGCGCTCTACGACCCGCTGACGAAGCCGGCGGAAACGGTGTTCGCGCCGCACCGTGAATGGCTCGCGAAGGACCTCTCCGGACACGTCCTCGACGTCGGAACCGGGACGGGTGCGATGTTCCCGTACTACGCGGCGGCCCGAAACTCGGCCCACCAGACTCCAGACGACACTTCGGCCGGGGACCGCCCGTCGCTCACCGTCTCGGCGGTCGAACCGGACCGCCACATGCGCCGGCGCGCCGTGACACGCGCCGAGGAGGCGGGACTGGACGTGACCATCTACGACGCGGGTGCCGAGTCGATTCCGCTCGCGGACGACTCGGTCGACGTCGCCGTGGTCTCCCTCGTCCTCTGCACCGTCGACGACCTCGACGCGAGTATCGACGAACTCGCGCGGGTCCTCAGACCGGGCGGCGAGTTGCGGATTCTCGAACACGTCCACGCTGGCGGTGTCACGGGTTCCGTCCAGTCGGCGGTCACACCGGCGTGGAAGCGGGTCGCCGCGGGCTGTCACCTCGACCGCGAGAGCGGCGACCGGCTCCTGGCCGACGACCGCTTCGAGACCCTCGAGTTCGAGCGCCTCGATTCCTCGTTCCCGCTGGTCACCCCACTCGTCAGGGGCCGGTTCAGGCGCAAGCGGGACCGGGACGCTTCCACCGGGCTCGATGCCCTCGCAAGCGAACTCCGTGCCGCCGTCGATACCCTCTTGCCGACGGGGTGAAGACGGACTGGTATGTCCCGCGCCGACCCGGCCCGTGTGCTCGCCCTGCCGCCCCGGTTCGTCGCGGACGCGCCGGACGCCGCACTCCGGGACCCGTTCGAGCACTTCGACCCGGACGCCGTGTTCCTCACCGGCGAGTCGCCGGACCGGCGCGCTCAGGCTGCCCTCGTCGTCACCGCCGACGACCGACCGCTGTTGATCCCTGGCGACCCGTCGCACCAGGGCGGGCCAGTCACGGTCGGCGGTATCGAGCTGTTCGTCGCGCCCGACCACGAGACGCTGGCGACCATCGCGGACCACGAACGTTGTGACCACGAAGGGGAGGGGACCCTCGATACCGCCACCGAGACGTTCGTCGTGAGCAATCTCCTCGACGTCTCGGTCGACACGACGACCCTCTCGGCCAGCCTCGACGGCCGCGAACCGTACGAAGCCGCGCTCGGAGACGCCTCGGGTTCCTATACGCACATCTCGGGCGCACTCCCGAGCGACTACCGTCGGGAGTGGGATTCGAGCGATGCAGACGACACACCGAACCGAAATCCGAACGCCCTCACGGTCCACGGGGCCGGTACCGCGGACGACGACGCAGTCACGTGTCTCGACCTCTACCCCGACGGGACGGTCTCTGTCGAGACGCTCTCGACGGCCCGCCTCGGCCTCAGGGCCATCTCCGGCGTCGGCGAGACCCGCGCAGATGCCCTGCGCCGCGCCGGCTACCGGACCCGGGCCGACGTGGCCGACGCGACGCCCGGTGACATCGAGACGCTCGACGGTTTCGGTGCCTCGACCGCCAGAAGCGTGGTCGAGGCGGCTGCAGCCATGACCGAGGGTCGGGTCGTGCTCACCGCGGACGCGTCGCTCCCGACCGGCGACCCCGTCTTCATCGACGTGGAGACGGACGGTCTCGCGCCGAGTGTCATCTGGCTCGTCGGGGTCCTCGACCCCACGACCGGGAACTACATGAGCTTCCGCCAGCGCGACCCCGACGCGCCGGGCGAGCCGATCGAGGCGTTCATGTCCTGGCTGGTCGCCAACGCCCGCGGCCGCCCTATCGTGGCCTACAACGGGTGGAACTTCGACTTCGGTGCCATCCACGACCAGGTCGTCGAGCACTGCCCGCGCTACGTCGACGACTGGACCTCGACCTACCGGTTCGACCCGTACGAGTGGGCCGTCAAAGATGGCAACGCCGTCCTTCCGGGGCTCACCAACCGCCTGCCCGACGTGGCCGAGGCTCTTGGCTGGCCCGGTGACGAGACCGGCCTGACCGGCGCGACGGTCGCGAGACGATACCGAGAGTGGGTCGCCGACCCAGACGAGTGTTCACCCGACTGGGAATCGTTCGAAGCCTATTGCGAGGACGACGTGCGCGCCCTCGCACACGTCTACGACGAACTCGCCAACTCGAACCGGCTACTGAGCACGGGAAGCGACGGGTCCACCGACCGCGACACCGGGACCCAGGGGTCGCTCTCTGACTGGTAGTGCGGTCAGCGCGCTCCCGGACGACGATTCCCGGCCATCCGGCGTGCGAGCGTTGAAGACACACCGCGAACAAGAACCGACACCCGACGCCAGATGAGTTCCGATACACCACAGCGAGACCTGCCCATCACCGGCCGTACCCTGGCCGACTCCTTTCCAGACTACGACGACCAGATCGTCCACGTCGCCATCCAGGAGGCCCGCGACGCCCAGCGCGTCCCCGCCGCCGAGGTGCTCCGTCCCGAACTCGCCCGGCGACTCCCCTTCGACCCGTACACGCATCAGGCGAAGGCACTGGACCGCCTCGAGTCTGGCGAGAACGTCTGTGTCGCCACGTCGACCTCGTCCGGCAAGACCTGGGTGTACGCCCTCCAGATTGCCCGGAACTACCTCGAGAATCCCGACTCCACCGCACTGCTGGTCTACCCGACGAAGGCGCTCTCTCGCGACCAGGAACGCCAGCTCTCGGACCTCTTCGACGACCTCGAACTCGACCTGACGGTCGCGGTGTACGACGGCGACACGCCCCGGGACCGGCGCAAGCACATCCGCGAGCACGCCGACGTCGTCATCACGAACTTCGCCGGCGTGAACGTCTACCTCGGCCACCACCGGCGCTGGCACGACTTCTACGCCGACTGCTCGCTCCTCGTGGTGGACGAATCGCACTCCTACACCGGCGTCCACGGGATGCACGTCGCCTGGACCATCCGGCGGCTCCGGCGCGTCCTCGCGCACAACGACAGCGACCCACAGCTCGTCTGTACGAGCGCGACCATCGGGAACCCGGCCGAGCACTCCCGCCGGCTCACGGGCGCGCCGTTCTCGGTGGTGGCCGAGGACGGCAGTCCCCACGGCCGCCGCGACATCGTGTTCTGGAACCCGCCACTGGACACCGACGCCCTTCCCGAGGACGCCGACCTGGAAGAGTACAAGCAGGCCCGCGCCAGCGCCGGGGACCAGGCAGCGTCACTCACGGCCCACCTCGGCCTCCACGGCGTCCAGACCCTCACCTTCACCCGGTCCCGCCAGGGGACCGAGATCGGCGCGAAGCAGGCCGTCAACGCGGCCCGCGACCACCCCCTCTCGGGGTACCTCTCGGTCGAGCCGTACCACGCCGGCCACGGCAAGGAGACCCGCCGGGGGACCGAGTACGAACTCAAATCGGGCAGCCTCGACGCGGTCATCTCGACCAACGCGCTCGAACTC from Haloarchaeobius amylolyticus includes:
- a CDS encoding PINc/VapC family ATPase, encoding MNVVPDTSVVVDGRVSERVENGSFADAAVFVPGIVVDELESQANRGKETGWDGLDELDRLARLADEGRIEFQYVDSPPAESGRGSSYSGTNDAIIRHVAADHDALLFTSDRVQARVAEARGIAVEYVEPYVPSFALPIASFFDDQTMSVHLKAGVRPMAKRGHVGEMRYEAIDEDTLAADEVRQYAHDILDSARRSDEAFVELDERGMQIVQFGAYRIAIARPPFSDDWEITAVRALVQTDLDEYDHAAELESRLLEGKRGVLVAGAPGAGKSTLAQAIARFLGDNGNVVKTMEKPRDLQVGPEITQYTALGGRMDRTADSLLLVRPDYTIFDEVRKTSDFRVFADMRLAGVGMVGVVHASRAIDALQRLVGRVEFGMIPQIVDTVVYVEDGRIQTVYDIETEVKLPEGMTSMDLTRPVITVRDFETEALAYELYLFSRQVVTVPVAGEPETESESGVSRLARREIEREIRSMARGHVVVDLQSDDRAVVYVDADDIAAVIGPGGDRIDAVEDRLGLDIDVRTHEEWQGPKAALDEDETVSQSAVSPEFTPHHVVLPTPVSTGETADVYVDETYLLTATAGRGGEIRVSRGSDVGERLEDAIDDGRHVSVRWEAE
- a CDS encoding class I SAM-dependent methyltransferase: MTDDHPLFAALYDPLTKPAETVFAPHREWLAKDLSGHVLDVGTGTGAMFPYYAAARNSAHQTPDDTSAGDRPSLTVSAVEPDRHMRRRAVTRAEEAGLDVTIYDAGAESIPLADDSVDVAVVSLVLCTVDDLDASIDELARVLRPGGELRILEHVHAGGVTGSVQSAVTPAWKRVAAGCHLDRESGDRLLADDRFETLEFERLDSSFPLVTPLVRGRFRRKRDRDASTGLDALASELRAAVDTLLPTG
- a CDS encoding Cdc6/Cdc18 family protein — translated: MTNADDLFVREDAIFANKELLEINHLPDEGRIVGRDEEISNLANAVNPAIFGQSPSNVLIFGKTGTGKSLCAKYVSNRLTQTAGEEGVNAEYAYVDCAQDSTETQAVQTIAKSLNDPDETDITIPDKGISTSTYYKRLWVILDQLYDVSLVILDEIDKLDNDDILMQLSRAGEAGKITNCKIGVIGISNKIKYKDRMDERVKSSLCEREYVFPPYDASQLREIMTARRDAFKQGVLDDGVIPRAAALAAREHGDARKAIDMLRYAGEIAQSKGAETVQEGYVTEARERAETDRFRELIRGSTPHSRYVLQALTVLSLNEPDEGGFRTTRIYDMYEQICRQAGTSALSLRRVRDLLKEHAFLDIIEQSRHSGGSAEGSYTEHQLLEDPEVLRKVLTETEDEE
- a CDS encoding ribonuclease H-like domain-containing protein, which encodes MSRADPARVLALPPRFVADAPDAALRDPFEHFDPDAVFLTGESPDRRAQAALVVTADDRPLLIPGDPSHQGGPVTVGGIELFVAPDHETLATIADHERCDHEGEGTLDTATETFVVSNLLDVSVDTTTLSASLDGREPYEAALGDASGSYTHISGALPSDYRREWDSSDADDTPNRNPNALTVHGAGTADDDAVTCLDLYPDGTVSVETLSTARLGLRAISGVGETRADALRRAGYRTRADVADATPGDIETLDGFGASTARSVVEAAAAMTEGRVVLTADASLPTGDPVFIDVETDGLAPSVIWLVGVLDPTTGNYMSFRQRDPDAPGEPIEAFMSWLVANARGRPIVAYNGWNFDFGAIHDQVVEHCPRYVDDWTSTYRFDPYEWAVKDGNAVLPGLTNRLPDVAEALGWPGDETGLTGATVARRYREWVADPDECSPDWESFEAYCEDDVRALAHVYDELANSNRLLSTGSDGSTDRDTGTQGSLSDW
- a CDS encoding DICT sensory domain-containing protein; this translates as MSLLEFIHDLGDVDRTLTVVNRTETDIVQSMLEELFEGQPVTVTESGSGPAAEEDRVLVDGGGEGDGGPPVSSSLESIGNAVLFVNSDTYISGSRSLDEVETPEAILKLADTPFSMVGYPDTRKQKFLLIEISRYIEAKAWQAGTGAIHSGFQTLSRINDERGTRQVYDKLASTGLDVHVYGIPNWTPGPDSPLEPHGEDGDEELRRSWFVIFQHPTDPAQDAGLVCYEVGRNEWQGFWTFDHERVDTVLDYVTTRFHYGSS